A window from Pseudooceanicola algae encodes these proteins:
- a CDS encoding alpha-E domain-containing protein, with amino-acid sequence MLGRTAGGLYWMFRYLERSENTARLLDTGFRIALTGSMGSSESEWESVVTTAGGREDFIAKWETFDQSNVTNYLLRDRDNPSSVLSCIDAARANGRMVRTALSSEVWEAVNEAWMNIREQLQRPVSVNNLASVLASVRQHSSLVRGALHGTMLRNDIYDFSRLGTFIERADNTARILDVKYYVLLPSAAHVGGSMDNVQWETILRSVSAYRSFRWLNEGDVSPKAIADFMILDKRMPRSLAYCLSEMVGHLEYLNKEMPEDLPCLDLARQLKARLEGRDIESVLDEGLHEFLKVAIIETGHLASQIQEDFRFYG; translated from the coding sequence ATGCTTGGACGTACGGCTGGCGGCCTCTACTGGATGTTCCGCTATCTCGAGCGCAGCGAGAATACTGCACGGCTTCTCGATACCGGGTTCCGCATCGCGTTGACCGGATCGATGGGGTCATCGGAAAGCGAATGGGAAAGCGTCGTGACCACCGCCGGTGGCCGCGAGGATTTCATCGCCAAATGGGAGACCTTCGATCAGTCGAATGTCACCAACTACCTGCTGCGGGATCGTGACAACCCGTCGTCGGTGCTGTCCTGCATCGACGCGGCGCGGGCGAACGGGCGGATGGTGCGCACGGCGCTGTCGTCCGAGGTCTGGGAGGCCGTCAACGAGGCCTGGATGAACATCCGCGAACAGCTTCAGCGCCCGGTGTCGGTAAACAACCTTGCCAGTGTGCTGGCCTCGGTGCGCCAGCATTCCAGCCTGGTGCGGGGGGCGTTGCACGGCACCATGCTGCGCAACGACATCTACGATTTCTCGCGCCTTGGCACATTCATCGAACGGGCCGACAACACGGCGCGGATCCTGGATGTGAAATACTACGTGCTGCTGCCCTCGGCGGCGCATGTCGGCGGGTCCATGGACAATGTGCAATGGGAAACCATCCTGCGCTCGGTCTCGGCCTACCGCAGTTTCCGCTGGCTGAACGAAGGCGATGTCAGCCCCAAGGCGATCGCCGATTTCATGATCCTCGACAAGCGGATGCCGCGCAGCCTGGCCTATTGCCTGTCCGAAATGGTCGGCCACCTGGAATACCTCAACAAGGAGATGCCGGAAGATCTTCCCTGCCTCGATCTGGCGCGCCAGCTCAAGGCGCGGCTGGAAGGGCGGGATATCGAATCCGTCCTCGACGAGGGGCTGCACGAGTTCCTCAAGGTCGCGATCATCGAAACTGGCCACCTTGCCAGCCAGATCCAGGAAGATTTCCGCTTTTACGGATAG
- a CDS encoding autotransporter assembly complex protein TamA yields MKTLRAASLSVKAVETDEITDAQELIAAAKADYKRMIAALYDEGYFGPDVSIKIDGREAVDVSALQRNVTAEKILISVEPGPLFTFSQAEIDPLPTGSEPPAGFTVGATAKTSVIRQAGRTGITDWRQAGYPLADVTGQQITANHADSKVAASFDVTPGPQLTFGTVTLSPDSYDSNVRPERILEIAGLPEGEVYDPDEVSKAADRMRRTGAFSSAVVTEDDHASAGDTLGTTIEVRDARLHRIGAGVEISSTEGLSLSGYWMNRNLWGGAERLRFDAEIEGLGVDTGGYYGGIDYSLEGSLTRPAFHHPDMDLVFGFELSREDEPDYLSDVGALTVGLERYINEDLTGSLEVGLRLNRSRDDLGTRDFLHFTTTGGLTWDNRNSEFDATKGFYADVEVTPFVGLNGVDSSGVRSEADLRAYQMLGSEKLVLAGWLQVGSVVGPSIVNTPSDWLFYSGGGGSVRGQGYKSLGVTNGSVTTGGRSYAAISTEVRSKFTDTIGGAVFVDYGYVAEDETFTGGEWQGGAGLGLRYFTPIGPIRLDLAVPVTGDSDAISMYVGIGQAF; encoded by the coding sequence GTGAAGACGCTCCGCGCCGCCTCGCTGTCGGTAAAGGCCGTCGAGACGGACGAGATCACGGATGCGCAGGAACTGATTGCCGCCGCCAAGGCCGATTACAAGCGCATGATCGCCGCCCTGTATGACGAAGGCTATTTCGGCCCCGATGTCTCGATCAAGATCGACGGGCGCGAGGCGGTCGATGTCTCGGCCTTGCAACGCAACGTGACGGCCGAGAAAATTCTGATCTCGGTCGAACCCGGCCCGCTGTTCACCTTTTCGCAGGCCGAGATCGACCCCCTGCCCACCGGATCCGAGCCACCGGCAGGCTTCACCGTCGGGGCTACTGCCAAGACCAGCGTGATCCGCCAGGCCGGACGCACCGGTATCACCGACTGGCGCCAGGCAGGCTATCCGCTGGCCGATGTGACCGGGCAGCAGATCACCGCCAATCACGCCGATTCAAAAGTCGCGGCCAGTTTCGACGTCACGCCGGGGCCGCAGCTGACCTTCGGCACCGTCACCCTGTCGCCCGACAGCTATGACAGCAACGTCCGCCCCGAACGCATCCTCGAAATCGCCGGTCTGCCGGAAGGCGAGGTCTATGATCCCGACGAGGTCTCCAAGGCCGCCGACCGGATGCGCCGCACGGGGGCCTTTTCCTCGGCCGTGGTCACCGAGGACGACCATGCCTCTGCCGGGGATACGCTGGGAACCACCATCGAGGTCCGGGATGCCAGGCTGCACCGGATCGGCGCAGGCGTCGAGATTTCCAGCACCGAAGGCCTCAGCCTCAGCGGCTACTGGATGAACCGAAACCTCTGGGGCGGGGCCGAGCGGCTGCGCTTTGATGCCGAAATCGAAGGTCTGGGCGTCGATACCGGCGGCTATTACGGCGGCATCGACTATTCGCTGGAAGGCAGCCTGACCCGGCCGGCCTTCCACCATCCCGACATGGACCTTGTCTTCGGCTTCGAGCTGAGCCGCGAGGATGAGCCGGATTACCTGTCCGATGTCGGCGCGCTGACCGTCGGGCTGGAACGCTACATCAACGAGGACCTTACCGGATCGTTGGAAGTCGGCCTGCGGCTGAACCGGTCGCGCGATGACCTCGGGACCCGCGATTTCCTGCATTTCACCACGACCGGCGGGCTGACCTGGGACAACCGCAACAGTGAATTCGACGCCACCAAGGGCTTTTACGCCGATGTGGAGGTCACGCCCTTTGTCGGTCTGAACGGGGTCGATTCCTCGGGCGTGCGCAGCGAAGCGGACCTGCGGGCCTACCAGATGCTGGGCAGTGAAAAGCTGGTACTGGCCGGTTGGCTGCAAGTGGGGTCGGTCGTCGGTCCGTCGATCGTCAACACGCCTTCGGACTGGCTGTTCTATTCGGGTGGCGGCGGATCGGTGCGCGGACAGGGCTACAAGTCGCTCGGCGTGACCAACGGATCGGTCACCACCGGCGGACGCAGCTATGCCGCGATCAGCACCGAAGTGCGCAGCAAGTTCACCGACACCATCGGCGGGGCGGTATTCGTCGACTACGGCTATGTCGCCGAGGACGAGACCTTTACCGGCGGCGAATGGCAGGGCGGCGCGGGCCTTGGCCTGCGCTACTTCACGCCGATCGGGCCGATCCGGCTGGATCTTGCAGTGCCGGTGACCGGCGACAGTGACGCGATCTCGATGTACGTCGGGATCGGTCAGGCATTCTGA
- the urtA gene encoding urea ABC transporter substrate-binding protein, with protein MLGAAAGSLLISGAAVAQDDTIKIGIMHSLSGSLAISETTLKDAMLMLIEEQNAKGGVLGKQLEAVVVDPTDNWPIWPEKARELIAGVGVDVIFGCWTSSSRKAALPVIEELNGLLFYPVQYEGEESSYNVFYTGAAPNQQAIPAVDYFLEELGVEKFALLGTDYVYPRTTNNILESYLTDKGIAEEDIFVNYTPFGQSDWSTIVSDVVALAADGKKVGVISTINGDANIGFYKELAAQDISADDIPVVAFSVGEEELSGLDTTNLVGHLAAWNYFQSADTPANEEFVAKWKAYAGEDRVTNDPMEAHYIGFNMWVQAVEQAGTTDTDAVIAAMVGQTFPNLTGGMAEMLPNHHLTKPVLIGEIMDDGQFDIISETDPVPGDAWTDFLPESAVLTSDWVELECGMYNTETETCVQLKSNY; from the coding sequence ATGCTGGGCGCAGCCGCGGGCTCGCTTCTGATCTCGGGTGCTGCCGTGGCGCAGGACGATACGATCAAGATCGGCATCATGCATTCTCTTTCCGGCTCGCTCGCGATCTCGGAAACGACGCTGAAAGACGCCATGCTGATGCTCATCGAAGAGCAGAACGCCAAGGGCGGTGTCCTGGGCAAGCAGCTTGAGGCGGTCGTGGTCGATCCGACCGACAACTGGCCGATCTGGCCGGAAAAGGCGCGTGAACTGATCGCCGGTGTCGGCGTCGACGTGATCTTCGGCTGCTGGACCTCGTCGTCCCGCAAGGCCGCACTGCCGGTCATCGAGGAATTGAACGGCCTGCTGTTCTACCCGGTGCAATACGAGGGCGAAGAATCCTCCTACAACGTGTTCTACACCGGCGCCGCGCCGAACCAGCAGGCGATCCCGGCTGTCGATTACTTCCTCGAGGAACTTGGGGTCGAGAAATTCGCCCTGCTCGGCACCGACTACGTCTATCCGCGCACCACGAACAACATCCTGGAATCCTACCTGACGGACAAGGGCATCGCCGAGGAAGACATCTTCGTCAACTACACGCCCTTCGGTCAATCGGACTGGTCGACCATCGTTTCGGACGTGGTTGCCCTGGCGGCGGACGGCAAGAAGGTCGGCGTGATCTCGACGATCAACGGCGACGCGAACATCGGCTTCTACAAGGAACTCGCCGCGCAGGACATCTCGGCGGATGATATCCCCGTGGTCGCCTTCTCGGTCGGTGAAGAGGAACTCTCGGGCCTCGACACCACCAACCTTGTCGGTCACCTCGCCGCCTGGAACTACTTCCAGTCCGCCGATACCCCCGCGAACGAGGAATTCGTTGCCAAGTGGAAGGCCTATGCCGGTGAAGACCGCGTGACGAATGATCCGATGGAAGCGCATTACATCGGCTTCAACATGTGGGTCCAGGCGGTCGAACAGGCCGGCACCACCGATACGGATGCGGTGATCGCGGCCATGGTCGGCCAGACCTTCCCGAACCTGACGGGCGGCATGGCCGAAATGCTGCCGAACCACCACCTGACCAAGCCGGTGCTGATCGGCGAGATCATGGATGACGGCCAGTTCGACATCATCTCGGAAACCGATCCGGTTCCGGGCGATGCATGGACCGACTTCCTGCCGGAATCCGCTGTTCTGACCTCTGACTGGGTCGAACTGGAATGCGGCATGTACAACACCGAGACCGAGACCTGCGTGCAGCTGAAGTCCAACTACTGA
- a CDS encoding circularly permuted type 2 ATP-grasp protein: MDERKFFDEMAQAGEAPRAPYAEYAEWFSGEDPRTLLKKSAEAETFFRRIGITFNVYGQKDAQERLIPFDIVPRIIAAQEWRVLEKGIEQRVRALNAFLADIYNRQEILKAGRLPEHIISRNAAFLPQMIGMMPPGGVYTHIVGTDLVRTGENEFYVLEDNARTPSGVSYMLENRETMLQMFPELFSKMKVRPVSSYPAELRRSLSDCAPPNFDGVKPSVAVLTPGIHNSAYFEHSFLADQMGAELVEANDLKVIGGKVQMRTTRGYKPIDVIYRRVDDEYLDPLSFNPESMLGVPGIMDVYRAGNITIANAPGTGIADDKALYSYMPDIVEFYTGEKAILKNVPTWRCSEEDSLKYVLDNLADLVVKEVHGSGGYGMLVGPAASKKEIAAFKDKLIARPDNYVAQPTLALSTVPIMTKKGLAPRHVDLRPFVLVAPGRVHITAGGLTRVALKEGSLVVNSSQGGGTKDTWVLGD; encoded by the coding sequence ATGGACGAACGGAAGTTCTTTGACGAGATGGCGCAAGCGGGCGAAGCCCCCCGGGCGCCTTATGCCGAATACGCCGAATGGTTTTCCGGGGAAGATCCCCGGACCCTGCTGAAGAAGTCCGCCGAGGCAGAGACTTTCTTTCGGCGGATCGGCATCACCTTCAATGTCTACGGTCAGAAGGATGCGCAGGAACGCCTGATCCCCTTCGATATCGTGCCCCGGATCATCGCCGCGCAGGAATGGCGGGTGCTGGAAAAGGGCATCGAACAGCGGGTTCGCGCGCTGAACGCCTTTCTGGCCGATATCTACAACCGTCAGGAAATCCTGAAGGCCGGACGCCTGCCGGAACATATCATTTCGCGCAACGCGGCCTTCCTGCCGCAGATGATCGGCATGATGCCTCCGGGCGGGGTCTATACCCATATCGTCGGCACCGATCTGGTGCGCACCGGCGAAAACGAATTCTACGTTCTGGAAGACAATGCGCGCACGCCCTCCGGCGTCTCCTACATGTTGGAGAACCGCGAGACGATGCTGCAGATGTTCCCGGAACTGTTCAGCAAGATGAAGGTCCGCCCGGTTTCCAGCTATCCGGCCGAGCTGCGCCGGTCGCTGTCCGACTGCGCGCCGCCCAATTTCGACGGGGTAAAGCCCTCGGTCGCCGTGCTGACGCCGGGCATCCACAATTCGGCTTATTTCGAACACAGCTTTCTGGCCGACCAGATGGGTGCGGAGCTGGTCGAGGCGAATGACCTCAAGGTCATCGGCGGCAAGGTGCAGATGCGGACCACCCGCGGCTACAAGCCGATCGACGTGATCTACCGCCGGGTCGATGATGAATACCTCGACCCGCTCAGCTTCAATCCCGAAAGCATGTTGGGCGTGCCGGGTATCATGGATGTCTACCGCGCCGGCAATATCACCATCGCCAATGCACCGGGCACCGGGATCGCGGACGACAAGGCGCTTTATTCCTACATGCCCGACATCGTGGAATTCTACACCGGTGAAAAGGCCATCCTGAAGAACGTGCCGACCTGGCGCTGTTCGGAAGAAGACAGCCTGAAATACGTGCTCGACAACCTGGCCGACCTTGTCGTGAAGGAAGTCCACGGCTCCGGCGGGTACGGCATGCTGGTGGGGCCCGCGGCCTCGAAAAAGGAAATCGCCGCTTTCAAGGACAAGCTGATCGCGCGGCCCGACAACTATGTGGCCCAGCCAACGCTGGCCCTGTCGACGGTGCCGATCATGACCAAGAAGGGGCTTGCGCCACGCCACGTGGACCTGCGCCCCTTCGTGCTGGTGGCACCTGGACGGGTGCATATCACCGCCGGCGGGCTGACGCGCGTCGCACTGAAGGAGGGCAGCCTTGTGGTCAACTCCTCTCAGGGTGGCGGAACGAAAGACACCTGGGTTCTGGGGGACTGA
- a CDS encoding transglutaminase family protein: protein MRLAITHTTTYSYDRPVDYALLQLRLTPRTAAGQEVLSWQSNVSGATRQVLYDDHFRNVTEMVEMDEGATSVTIQSQGEVEVQNLNGVIGAGTGLAPLWLFKSQTFATTPGAMIRKLAGSVKEACAANQLSGMHALCGAVSEAVAYKSGTTTVTTTAEEAAKAGEGVCQDQAHVMIAAARILGVPARYVSGYLLIDGQMDQGATHGWCEVWLDALGWVGFDVANQVCPDDRYVRVALGRDYGEAAPVHGLRQGDAEEELYVSVQVQQ, encoded by the coding sequence ATGCGCCTCGCCATCACACATACGACGACCTATTCATATGACCGCCCGGTCGATTATGCCCTGCTGCAACTGCGCCTGACACCGCGCACCGCCGCCGGGCAAGAGGTCCTGTCCTGGCAAAGCAATGTCAGCGGGGCCACCCGGCAGGTGCTTTACGACGACCACTTCCGCAACGTGACCGAGATGGTCGAGATGGACGAGGGCGCGACTTCGGTCACCATCCAGTCCCAGGGCGAAGTCGAGGTGCAGAACCTGAACGGCGTGATCGGGGCAGGCACCGGGCTGGCACCGCTGTGGCTGTTCAAGTCGCAGACGTTCGCGACGACCCCCGGCGCCATGATCCGCAAGCTGGCCGGGTCGGTGAAAGAGGCCTGTGCGGCCAACCAGTTGTCGGGGATGCACGCGCTTTGCGGCGCGGTCAGCGAGGCGGTCGCCTACAAGTCCGGGACCACCACCGTGACCACCACCGCCGAAGAGGCCGCCAAGGCAGGCGAAGGGGTCTGCCAGGATCAGGCCCATGTGATGATCGCCGCCGCGCGGATCCTCGGGGTGCCGGCGCGCTATGTCTCGGGCTATCTGCTGATTGACGGGCAGATGGACCAGGGTGCCACCCACGGCTGGTGCGAAGTCTGGCTGGATGCGCTTGGCTGGGTCGGCTTCGATGTTGCCAATCAGGTCTGCCCGGATGACCGTTATGTGCGCGTGGCCCTTGGCCGCGACTATGGCGAAGCGGCACCTGTGCACGGTCTTCGTCAGGGCGATGCGGAAGAAGAGCTTTACGTTTCGGTGCAAGTTCAGCAATAG
- the urtB gene encoding urea ABC transporter permease subunit UrtB, with product MIKRLFPALRTGSRLTRGLGLVLAFGLVAATGTPRIAEAQTGGAIQPILQENAEILLESSRRTIQPAIDAIAGSDLPQAVFVLETWAGRDLQMRESDGIFYKLTREGSDYLLTDLDSGEVAETLADDDGFEQLRPNSGIRALIAVALVQFQLSDPDPAKRIDALDAIERNGEASHLTPLRNAIADESDPAIKARKERLETLLTIRFDPDNAARIAAIESVSGDLDVNVRATLNPLVATTTHAAVSLPEDENIAYEITPGSDDFTREQAYAMLVDEDLAPPLLTNADLRNTLAANIADGAVGGVPLADLSNPEARVTAYANLVASGAAPPAATEDEIDEIIAGFTFYATYAEPDATVTEAAEDALTAIGFNVGLNQFADFLLDALSLGSIYFLAAIGLAITFGVMGVINMAHGEFIMMGAYTGYVVQQVIPNYTVSILVAIPLAFAVTFAAGVALERLVIRHLYSRPLETLLATFGISIALQQLAKNIFGTQARPLTSPAWLDGSLILNDVVGISYIRIAIFVLALIFLGVFLFIMKRTRLGLETRAVTQNPKMAASMGINPEWVNMLTFGLGSGIAGIAGVAIGLYAKVTSELGQDYIVQSFMTVVVGGVGNIWGTLLGAAMIGGLQKGIEFFNPSNTLAAQTYMIVFIIIFIQFRPRGIIALKGRAAGD from the coding sequence ATGATCAAAAGACTTTTCCCGGCTCTTCGCACAGGTTCCCGACTGACCAGGGGTCTTGGACTGGTCCTTGCATTCGGTCTTGTCGCCGCGACCGGCACGCCCCGGATTGCCGAGGCCCAGACCGGCGGTGCGATCCAGCCGATCCTTCAGGAAAATGCCGAGATCCTTCTGGAAAGCTCGCGCCGCACGATTCAGCCGGCAATCGACGCCATCGCCGGATCCGACCTGCCGCAGGCGGTCTTCGTGCTGGAAACCTGGGCTGGCCGCGATTTGCAGATGCGCGAATCCGACGGCATTTTCTACAAGCTGACCCGCGAGGGTTCGGATTACCTGCTGACCGATCTCGACAGCGGCGAGGTGGCGGAAACCCTGGCCGATGACGACGGCTTTGAACAATTGCGTCCCAATTCCGGCATCCGTGCCCTGATCGCCGTGGCGCTGGTGCAATTCCAGCTCTCCGACCCCGATCCGGCCAAGCGTATCGACGCGCTGGACGCGATTGAACGCAATGGCGAGGCAAGCCACCTGACCCCGCTGCGCAATGCCATCGCGGATGAAAGCGATCCGGCGATCAAGGCCCGCAAGGAGCGCCTCGAAACCCTGCTCACGATCCGTTTCGACCCCGACAACGCGGCCCGCATCGCCGCCATCGAAAGCGTCTCCGGCGACCTCGATGTCAATGTCCGCGCCACGCTGAACCCGCTGGTCGCCACCACGACCCATGCCGCAGTCAGCCTGCCCGAAGACGAGAATATCGCTTACGAAATCACCCCCGGTTCGGATGATTTCACCCGCGAACAGGCCTATGCGATGCTGGTGGACGAAGACCTCGCGCCGCCCCTCCTGACCAATGCCGATCTGCGCAACACCCTGGCCGCCAATATCGCCGATGGCGCGGTCGGTGGCGTGCCCCTGGCGGATCTTTCCAACCCCGAAGCCCGCGTCACCGCCTATGCCAACCTCGTCGCTTCCGGCGCCGCGCCACCGGCTGCCACCGAGGACGAGATCGACGAGATCATCGCCGGCTTCACCTTCTACGCGACCTATGCCGAACCCGATGCCACCGTGACCGAGGCCGCCGAAGATGCCCTGACCGCGATCGGCTTCAACGTCGGCCTGAACCAGTTCGCCGATTTCCTGCTCGACGCGTTGTCGCTTGGCTCGATCTACTTCCTGGCGGCCATTGGCCTTGCGATCACTTTCGGGGTGATGGGGGTTATCAACATGGCGCATGGTGAGTTCATCATGATGGGTGCCTATACCGGCTACGTGGTGCAACAGGTGATCCCGAATTACACGGTCTCGATCCTGGTGGCGATCCCGCTGGCCTTCGCGGTGACCTTCGCCGCCGGGGTGGCCCTGGAACGGCTGGTGATCCGGCACCTCTATTCGCGCCCGCTGGAAACGCTGCTGGCGACCTTCGGGATCTCCATCGCACTGCAGCAACTGGCCAAGAACATCTTCGGCACCCAGGCCCGGCCGCTGACCTCTCCGGCCTGGCTGGATGGCTCGCTGATCCTCAACGACGTGGTAGGGATCTCCTACATCCGGATCGCGATCTTCGTGCTGGCGCTGATCTTCCTCGGGGTCTTCCTGTTCATCATGAAACGGACCCGGCTCGGCCTCGAAACCCGCGCCGTGACCCAGAACCCGAAAATGGCCGCCTCCATGGGGATCAACCCCGAATGGGTGAACATGCTGACCTTCGGCCTCGGCTCCGGCATCGCCGGGATCGCCGGCGTCGCCATCGGCCTCTATGCCAAGGTGACCTCCGAACTCGGCCAGGATTACATCGTGCAAAGCTTCATGACCGTGGTCGTCGGCGGCGTCGGTAACATCTGGGGCACCCTGCTGGGCGCCGCGATGATCGGCGGGCTGCAGAAGGGGATCGAATTCTTCAACCCCTCCAACACCCTGGCCGCCCAGACCTACATGATCGTCTTCATCATCATCTTCATTCAGTTCCGCCCAAGAGGCATCATCGCCCTCAAGGGCCGCGCAGCAGGAGACTGA
- a CDS encoding proteasome-type protease — translation MTYCVGMQVDRGILFMSDTRTNSGVDNISTFRKMFHFDVPGDRCLTLMTAGNLATTQAVISLLQERGKSPDERSPDIERLPSMFQVARLVGQTLREVIGEHAGAGQTASSTFHATVLLGGQIGDGEPRLYLIYPEGNFIEASPDTPFFQVGETKYGRPILIRAYEPDMSFEEAMKLLLVSFDSTIKANLSVALPLDYHIYENGSLAMGRTGRVEADDAYFQEISSGWGVALREAFSNLPSFTFD, via the coding sequence ATGACCTATTGCGTAGGCATGCAAGTTGATCGCGGGATCCTTTTCATGTCCGACACCCGGACCAATTCCGGTGTCGACAACATTTCCACCTTCCGCAAGATGTTCCACTTCGACGTTCCCGGTGACCGTTGCCTGACCCTGATGACCGCCGGCAACCTGGCCACCACGCAGGCCGTCATCAGCCTGTTGCAGGAACGCGGCAAAAGTCCCGATGAACGCTCGCCCGACATCGAACGCCTGCCGTCGATGTTCCAGGTCGCCCGGCTTGTTGGCCAGACCCTGCGCGAAGTCATCGGCGAACATGCCGGCGCAGGCCAGACGGCCAGTTCGACCTTCCATGCCACGGTGCTTCTAGGCGGGCAGATCGGGGACGGCGAACCGCGTCTCTACCTGATCTACCCCGAGGGCAATTTCATCGAGGCCAGCCCCGACACGCCCTTCTTCCAGGTGGGCGAAACCAAGTATGGCCGCCCGATCCTGATCCGCGCCTATGAGCCGGACATGTCCTTCGAAGAGGCGATGAAGCTGCTGCTGGTGTCTTTCGACAGCACGATCAAGGCGAACCTGTCGGTGGCCCTGCCGCTGGATTACCACATCTACGAAAATGGCTCTCTGGCCATGGGCCGCACGGGCCGGGTCGAGGCGGATGACGCCTATTTCCAGGAAATCTCCTCAGGTTGGGGTGTCGCCCTGCGCGAGGCCTTTTCGAACCTGCCGTCATTCACCTTCGACTAG